In Nostoc sp. CENA543, a single genomic region encodes these proteins:
- the lipA gene encoding lipoyl synthase: MTVKPDWLRVKAPQWERVGNVKEILRDLALNTVCEEASCPNIGECFQAGTATFLIMGPACTRACPYCDIDFDKKPKALDPTEPARLAEAVRRMKLNHVVITSVNRDDLPDGGASQFVRCIESVRTVSPNTTIEVLIPDLCGNWDALEIILQAAPEVLNHNTETVPRLYKRVRPQGNYDRTLELLKLSRQLAPWLYTKSGIMVGLGETDAEVRQVMQDLRSVDCDILTIGQYLQPSQKHLQVQGFITPEQFAAWQAYGEELGFLQVVASPLTRSSYHAEQVRELMERYPRQRVVSAEC; encoded by the coding sequence GTGACAGTTAAACCAGACTGGTTGCGAGTAAAAGCTCCTCAATGGGAGCGCGTTGGCAATGTTAAAGAGATTTTGCGAGATTTAGCACTCAATACAGTTTGCGAAGAAGCATCTTGTCCCAATATTGGGGAATGCTTCCAAGCTGGAACGGCTACATTTTTAATTATGGGGCCAGCTTGTACTCGTGCTTGTCCTTATTGTGATATCGACTTTGACAAAAAACCCAAAGCTTTAGATCCTACAGAACCAGCACGATTAGCCGAAGCTGTACGCCGGATGAAACTGAATCATGTGGTGATTACCTCTGTGAATAGAGATGATTTACCAGATGGTGGTGCGTCTCAATTTGTACGCTGTATTGAATCTGTGCGAACAGTTTCACCAAACACTACAATTGAAGTGTTAATTCCTGATTTATGCGGTAACTGGGATGCTTTAGAGATAATTCTCCAAGCTGCACCAGAGGTACTAAACCATAATACAGAAACAGTTCCACGGTTATATAAACGGGTGCGACCCCAAGGAAATTACGATCGCACACTAGAATTACTTAAACTCAGTCGTCAACTTGCACCTTGGTTGTACACCAAATCCGGGATTATGGTCGGATTGGGTGAAACTGATGCCGAAGTTCGTCAAGTTATGCAAGACTTACGCTCTGTAGATTGTGATATTTTGACTATCGGGCAGTATCTCCAACCGAGCCAAAAACATTTGCAAGTACAAGGCTTTATCACACCAGAACAATTTGCAGCTTGGCAAGCTTATGGTGAAGAATTAGGATTTTTGCAAGTTGTAGCATCACCCCTAACCAGAAGTTCTTACCATGCTGAACAAGTGCGGGAACTGATGGAACGCTATCCACGCCAGAGAGTGGTGAGTGCTGAGTGCTGA